A genomic region of Lasioglossum baleicum chromosome 16, iyLasBale1, whole genome shotgun sequence contains the following coding sequences:
- the LOC143217242 gene encoding uncharacterized protein LOC143217242 has product MRIDATVFTLTPRPRAVSTATGIDREIYGVALIETVPIHCPQSRLHWSWDNVDVLGRISRPRSLPEDTVLLTSGCRCSVAEGIIGHLANCHATNNLCAPSRLFNDISRRQYPTQSHFFPCRRGEYIDREDVPSGKPRTRIPGGFHARRKRSSLPRTLPVPRKRTEKHLETGKRSRLVNSSCILYSENLFIHYLT; this is encoded by the exons ATGCGAATCGACGCGACAGTGTTTACGTTGACGCCGCGGCCTCGGGCTGTCTCTACGGCGACGGGGATCGATCGGGAGATCTATGGCGTGGCGTTGATCGAGACAGTCCCCATCCACTGCCCACAATCTCGGCTCCACTGGTCGTGGGATAACGTCGATGTCCTCGGTCGCATTTCACG CCCGCGATCTCTGCCGGAGGATACTGTTCTCCTGACCAGTGGATGCCGGTGTTCGGTGGCAGAAGGGATTATAGGTCACCTGGCAAACTGCCACGCAACGAACAACCTTTGTGCACCTTCGAGACTGTTCAACGATATCAGCCGGCGCCAATATCCAACGCAGAGTCATTTCTTCCCCTGCCGTCGAGGAGAGTATATCGATCGAGAAGATGTTCCATCGGGAAAGCCGAGAACGAGGATTCCTGGTGGTTTCCACGCCCGACGGAAGCGGTCAAGTCTTCCACGGACACTTCCGGTTCCGCGTAAACGAACCGAGAAGCATTTAGAGACCGGAAAGCGTTCGCGTTTGGTAAATTCTTCGTGTATATTGTACAGCGAGAACCTATTTATACATTACCTTACATAG